A part of Xenopus tropicalis strain Nigerian chromosome 4, UCB_Xtro_10.0, whole genome shotgun sequence genomic DNA contains:
- the LOC100495971 gene encoding traf2 and NCK-interacting protein kinase, with protein sequence MLSIKSPVNSIFYFSQPPDGRLTKETQIGEGGTGAVFMGHHHRRGKVAVKMANITRDEESVCREVSFLLKFSRHRNIASYYGAYYHPAPNEESSEYLELVLEYCSGGSLYDLIDSTEGQSLKETWIGYVCREVLKTLNHIHHHRAVHRDIKSPNVMLTKKGNIKLIDFGLCWDLDPQTGKCNQADGTAHWMAPEAFRRRDREPEFDTKCDIWSLGITAIEMAEGKTPYADQELVSDLIINNDSPRLISRTWSETFVSFLESCLEKDPSRRWSAEELLQHPFITELPPAKTIRAEIEEHLRAVQNRPAKQGLRAVRWARKQLRRARKQLRRAREQLRGAREHLWPRWAMEHLLRAREQLRQAREQLRQAREQLRPCCAMEHLRRACDFCATETSPEQKEAQQMALEGFACV encoded by the exons atgttatcaataaaatcccctgttaattctattttctatttttcccagcctcctgatggtcggctgaccaaggagACGCAAATCGGAGAGGGCGGCACTGGAGCCGTGTTCATG GGCCATCACCATCGCAGAGGCAAGGTAGCCGTCAAGATGGCCAACATCACTCGG GATGAGGAGTCAGTCTGCCGAGAGGTAAGCTTTCTCCTGAAGTTCAGCAGGCACAGGAACATCGCCTCTTACTATGGAGCTTATTACCACCCTGCTCCAAACGAGGAGTCATCGGAGTATCTGGAG CTTGTCCTTGAGTACTGCAGCGGCGGCTCCCTGTACGACCTGATCGACAGCACCGAAGGCCAATCCCTGAAGGAGACCTGGATTGGCTATGTCTGCAGGGAGGTATTGAAG ACTCTCAACCACATCCACCACCACCGGGCCGTTCACAGGGACATCAAGAGCCCCAACGTGATGCTCACCAAGAAGGGAAACATCAAACTCA TCGATTTCGGACTCTGCTGGGACCTGGACCCACAGACAGGAAAGTGCAACCAGGCTGATGGGACTGCGCACTGGATGGCGCCCGAGGCCTTTAGGAGGAGGGACAGGGAACCGGAATTCGACACCAAA tgtgacatctggtcccTTGGAATCACTGCCATCGAAATGGCCGAGGGAAAAACAC catacgccGATCAGGAGCTAGTGTCGGACCTGATCATCAACAACGACTCTCCGAGGCTCATATCAAGGacctg GTCTGAAACTTTTGTGTCCTTCTTGGAGTCGTGCCTTGAGAAGGATCCTTCCCGGAGATGGAGTGCGGAAGAGCTGCTGCAGCACCCGTTCATTACTGAACTGCCCCCTGCGAagaccatcagggctgaaatCGAGGAACACCTTCGGGCTGTGCAGAACCGGCCGGCCAAACAAG gattGAGAGCAGTTCGCTGGGCCAGGAAACAGCTACGGCGGGCCAGGAAACAGCTACGGCgggccagggaacagctacgCGGGGCCAGGGAACATCTATGGCCTCGCTGGGCCATGGAACATCTCCTGCgggccagggaacagctacggcaggccagggaacagctacggcaggccagggaacagctacggCCTTGCTGTgccatggaacatctacggcGAGCCTGTGACTTCTGTGCAACTGAAACATCGCCAGAACAGAAGGAGGCTCAGCAAATGGCCCTGGAGGGTTTTGCCTGTGTGTGA